Genomic DNA from Thiosocius teredinicola:
AATGCTTTGCGTTGTGCTTCTGCAAAACATGGGCCATCACAAAAAACAAAGTAGCCGTAGGGGTTTAGTGACGGTGCGCAAAAGAATTGTAGGTAATCCGACAGGGCGGCGCCGGACCGAATGCTACAAACGCTGCAAGCTCACCTGGTAAACGCCGCCGATAACGAGGTGCTCGTCTTCGCCCTGCAATTGACCGGACAACAGGCTGGGGAAGAACATCAGTTTGGCGCACGGAACATCGGCTGCGACGATGCAGTCGCCAAACTCGCCGGCGCGCTCGGCGCTGCTGGCGAAGGAGTTGAGATTGTTCAGCAGCAAAACCTGCCGGTGTGCGCCGGGTGCACTCAACAACTCGTACTCGCTGATCTGATTGGTGCCGCGGTACAGGCGCAACAAAGCCGTGCGCGGATGCGTTCTGCGCAGTTCGTACTGGCAGTAGGTATATAAAAGGTCGAGTTGTGCCTCCAGGGCATTGGTGTTGTGCAGGCCGATTGCGCGTTCGATGCAGTACTGGTGGTATCGATTGTCGGAGAAGCTACGCAGCGGACCTCGGTGGGCGCGCGGCGACAAACCGAAACGTGATTCCACCCAACCTTTCATCACCGCACCTTCACGGCTGTTGCTATCGAACAACCAGCCGCGCAACAACCGCAGATAATCCGCTTTCGGCCGGCCGGGATGCCGGCTCGCTGCGTCGTATCCGGCTTCATCCGGATGGTTGAGCTGAAAGATCGCCGCCATATGCGTGCGGAACAAGGCCTGACGTTGGGCGACATCGTCAATCGCGTCGAGCTGTGAGAACAATCCGGCATGCAATGCGGAGACGCCGTCGAGTTGGATGTCGCGCGGGTGCGCTTGAAACGCCAGGCTGCCGAGTATTCGCGTCGGCACGTTGCATCTATTGAAGCTGAGACCGGCATTGCGCGGCAATGCGACGTCGGCGCTGCTGTCGATTGTGTGTGTTTTGTTGTTATCCATACATGCCAGAAGGTTTTGTACGAATTGCCCCCTGATTCGTATTTCCGTGGCACCGGTTAAAAATGAATTAAAAACAGAGGCTTAAACACCTAAAGTCGCTTTGGCACATGGATTGCTCAAGGTGTGTTGTCGGACGTTATGCGTCCCGGATTTACCAGACACACGTTAATAGGAGATTGAACCATGGCTTTGCGTCAGTGCGCGATTTACGGGAAAGGTGGCATCGGGAAATCT
This window encodes:
- a CDS encoding NAD(+)--dinitrogen-reductase ADP-D-ribosyltransferase; amino-acid sequence: MDNNKTHTIDSSADVALPRNAGLSFNRCNVPTRILGSLAFQAHPRDIQLDGVSALHAGLFSQLDAIDDVAQRQALFRTHMAAIFQLNHPDEAGYDAASRHPGRPKADYLRLLRGWLFDSNSREGAVMKGWVESRFGLSPRAHRGPLRSFSDNRYHQYCIERAIGLHNTNALEAQLDLLYTYCQYELRRTHPRTALLRLYRGTNQISEYELLSAPGAHRQVLLLNNLNSFASSAERAGEFGDCIVAADVPCAKLMFFPSLLSGQLQGEDEHLVIGGVYQVSLQRL